Proteins encoded together in one Etheostoma cragini isolate CJK2018 chromosome 11, CSU_Ecrag_1.0, whole genome shotgun sequence window:
- the nme9 gene encoding thioredoxin domain-containing protein 6 isoform X2, translating into MAGKKKEASLQASVTNQEQWEEMLATKGLTVVDVYQQWCGPCRAVVSLLRKIKNELGDDLLHFATAEADNIDALEKYRGKCEPTFLFYGGGELVAVLRGANAPLLQRMIVEELAKEKSVLEQGGERKVVEDDGLVDGEKKDEEGTPQQSENEESIIVPAGKSYTVAIIKPDAVAHGKANEIIMKIQDAGFDILAHEERTLTEVEARDFYQHKAEEACFEDLVQFMSSGPSRVLVISQVEGSANVLPAWREFIGPADIEEARTNKPESLRAQYGTQTLFNAVHGSENSDQASRELAFFFPNFRTASITEQDGEEAHVERTLALIRPDVARENREEILAQIHKSGFVVALQREVILTEEQVRQFYFQHVEEDYFPALLRSMTSGPVLALALARTGAVLHWKNIIGPSDVNKAREKSPECLRAQFAVENEPINQLHGSENHEEAEREINFFFPKQKTLAVIKPDAMEEYREKILDEIRDSGFSVTQLKETVLSREMAEKFYKEHREKPFFNQLVEFMCRGPCMMLVLTKENAVEEWRATMGPADPDQAKVTSPNSLRARFASDILHNSVHGSSSEQHAEEKIRFIFGDIGSEAELTDDGETDTTISAQAQDYSADENTGMARSSTEELSNDHHEGMSK; encoded by the exons ATGGCGGGCAAGAAGAAAGAAGCGAGTCTGCAG GCTTCTGTCACAAACCAAGAGCAGTGGGAGGAGATGCTTGCAACCAAAGGCTTAACAG TTGTAGATGTGTACCAACAGTGGTGTGGACCCTGTCGAGCTGTGGTTAGTCTCCTACGAAAAATAAAGAACGAACTGGGTGATGACCTATTACATTTTGCCACA gctGAGGCAGACAACATTGATGCTTTGGAGAAGTATCGAGGGAAATGTGAGCCCACCTTCCTCTTTTAtggg GGTGGGGAGTTGGTGGCTGTGCTGCGAGGGGCCAACGCACCTCTTCTTCAGAGGATGATTGTGGAGGAACTTGCCAAGGAGAAATCGGTCCTGGAGCAAGGTGGTGAACGCAAAGTG GTTGAAGATGATGGTCTGGTGGATGGTGAGAAGAAAGACGAGGAAGGGACGCCACAGCAGtcagaaaatgaagaaagcATAATTG TTCCTGCCGGGAAATCCTACACAGTTGCCATTATCAAACCAGATGCTGTTGCTCACGGCAAGGCAAATGAGATCATTATGAAG ATTCAAGACGCTGGGTTTGATATCCTGGCCCACGAGGAACGCACGCTAACTGAGGTTGAGGCTCGGGATTTTTACCAGCACAAAGCAGAAGAG GCTTGCTTTGAGGACTTGGTGCAGTTTATGTCCAGTGGTCCATCCCGTGTTCTGGTAATCTCTCAGGTTGAGGGCTCAGCTAATGTGTTGCCAGCATGGCGTGAGTTCATTGGCCCAGCAGACATAGAGGAAGCCAGGACAAATAAACCAGAAAG CTTGCGGGCACAATACGGCACACAGACACTGTTCAACGCAGTGCACGGTAGTGAGAACAGCGACCAGGCCAGCAGGGAGCTTGCCTTCTTCTTCCCCAACTTTAGGACAGCCTCTATAACAGAGCAGGATGGGGAGGAAGCGCATGTGGAGAGGACACTGGCTCTTATCCGGCCTGACGTTGCCAGAGAAAACAGAG AGGAGATCTTGGCTCAAATCCACAAGTCAGGCTTCGTTGTGGCTCTCCAAAGAGAAGTTATATTAACAGAGGAGCAGGTCAGACAGTTTTACTTCCAACATGTTGAGGAGGACTACTTCCCTGCATTGCTCCGAAGCATGACCAG TGGGCCAGTGCTAGCTTTGGCTCTGGCGAGAACGGGGGCTGTCCTTCATTGGAAGAACATCATTGGTCCTTCTGACGTTAATAAAGCCAGAGAGAAGAGCCCTGAATG TCTAAGGGCCCAGTTTGCTGTGGAGAACGAGCCCATCAACCAACTGCATGGCAGTGAAAACCATGAAGAGGCAGAGCGAGAGATCAACTTCTTCTTccctaaacaaaaaacactggcaGTGATCAAACCTGATGCCATGGAGGAATACAGAG AGAAAATTTTGGATGAGATCAGAGACAGTGGTTTCTCTGTAACGCAGCTAAAGGAGACGGTGCTATCGAGGGAGATGGCTGAGAAGTTTTACAAAGAGCACAGAGAGAAGCCTTTCTTCAACCAACTGGTGGAATTCATGTGTCG GGGGCCATGTATGATGCTCGTCCTGACCAAGGAAAATGCAGTGGAGGAGTGGAGGGCCACTATGGGCCCCGCAGACCCTGACCAAGCTAAGGTGACCTCCCCAAACTCTCTGAGGGCCCGCTTTGCCTCCGACATCCTCCACAACTCAGTCCACGGCTCCTCCAGTGAGCAGCATGCAGAGGAGAAGATCCGTTTTATCTTCGGTGACATCGGCTCAGAGGCAGAGCTCACCGATGATGGAGAGACTGACACAACCATTTCAG cACAAGCCCAAGACTATTCTGCTgatgaaaacacaggaatggCAAGATCTTCAACTGAAGAACTGTCCAATGACCATCATGAAGGTATGAGTAA GTGA
- the nme9 gene encoding thioredoxin domain-containing protein 6 isoform X1 has product MAGKKKEASLQASVTNQEQWEEMLATKGLTVVDVYQQWCGPCRAVVSLLRKIKNELGDDLLHFATAEADNIDALEKYRGKCEPTFLFYGGGELVAVLRGANAPLLQRMIVEELAKEKSVLEQGGERKVVEDDGLVDGEKKDEEGTPQQSENEESIIVPAGKSYTVAIIKPDAVAHGKANEIIMKIQDAGFDILAHEERTLTEVEARDFYQHKAEEACFEDLVQFMSSGPSRVLVISQVEGSANVLPAWREFIGPADIEEARTNKPESLRAQYGTQTLFNAVHGSENSDQASRELAFFFPNFRTASITEQDGEEAHVERTLALIRPDVARENREEILAQIHKSGFVVALQREVILTEEQVRQFYFQHVEEDYFPALLRSMTSGPVLALALARTGAVLHWKNIIGPSDVNKAREKSPECLRAQFAVENEPINQLHGSENHEEAEREINFFFPKQKTLAVIKPDAMEEYREKILDEIRDSGFSVTQLKETVLSREMAEKFYKEHREKPFFNQLVEFMCRGPCMMLVLTKENAVEEWRATMGPADPDQAKVTSPNSLRARFASDILHNSVHGSSSEQHAEEKIRFIFGDIGSEAELTDDGETDTTISAQAQDYSADENTGMARSSTEELSNDHHEGDPHNLSPCSPPTEGSDDPDHSK; this is encoded by the exons ATGGCGGGCAAGAAGAAAGAAGCGAGTCTGCAG GCTTCTGTCACAAACCAAGAGCAGTGGGAGGAGATGCTTGCAACCAAAGGCTTAACAG TTGTAGATGTGTACCAACAGTGGTGTGGACCCTGTCGAGCTGTGGTTAGTCTCCTACGAAAAATAAAGAACGAACTGGGTGATGACCTATTACATTTTGCCACA gctGAGGCAGACAACATTGATGCTTTGGAGAAGTATCGAGGGAAATGTGAGCCCACCTTCCTCTTTTAtggg GGTGGGGAGTTGGTGGCTGTGCTGCGAGGGGCCAACGCACCTCTTCTTCAGAGGATGATTGTGGAGGAACTTGCCAAGGAGAAATCGGTCCTGGAGCAAGGTGGTGAACGCAAAGTG GTTGAAGATGATGGTCTGGTGGATGGTGAGAAGAAAGACGAGGAAGGGACGCCACAGCAGtcagaaaatgaagaaagcATAATTG TTCCTGCCGGGAAATCCTACACAGTTGCCATTATCAAACCAGATGCTGTTGCTCACGGCAAGGCAAATGAGATCATTATGAAG ATTCAAGACGCTGGGTTTGATATCCTGGCCCACGAGGAACGCACGCTAACTGAGGTTGAGGCTCGGGATTTTTACCAGCACAAAGCAGAAGAG GCTTGCTTTGAGGACTTGGTGCAGTTTATGTCCAGTGGTCCATCCCGTGTTCTGGTAATCTCTCAGGTTGAGGGCTCAGCTAATGTGTTGCCAGCATGGCGTGAGTTCATTGGCCCAGCAGACATAGAGGAAGCCAGGACAAATAAACCAGAAAG CTTGCGGGCACAATACGGCACACAGACACTGTTCAACGCAGTGCACGGTAGTGAGAACAGCGACCAGGCCAGCAGGGAGCTTGCCTTCTTCTTCCCCAACTTTAGGACAGCCTCTATAACAGAGCAGGATGGGGAGGAAGCGCATGTGGAGAGGACACTGGCTCTTATCCGGCCTGACGTTGCCAGAGAAAACAGAG AGGAGATCTTGGCTCAAATCCACAAGTCAGGCTTCGTTGTGGCTCTCCAAAGAGAAGTTATATTAACAGAGGAGCAGGTCAGACAGTTTTACTTCCAACATGTTGAGGAGGACTACTTCCCTGCATTGCTCCGAAGCATGACCAG TGGGCCAGTGCTAGCTTTGGCTCTGGCGAGAACGGGGGCTGTCCTTCATTGGAAGAACATCATTGGTCCTTCTGACGTTAATAAAGCCAGAGAGAAGAGCCCTGAATG TCTAAGGGCCCAGTTTGCTGTGGAGAACGAGCCCATCAACCAACTGCATGGCAGTGAAAACCATGAAGAGGCAGAGCGAGAGATCAACTTCTTCTTccctaaacaaaaaacactggcaGTGATCAAACCTGATGCCATGGAGGAATACAGAG AGAAAATTTTGGATGAGATCAGAGACAGTGGTTTCTCTGTAACGCAGCTAAAGGAGACGGTGCTATCGAGGGAGATGGCTGAGAAGTTTTACAAAGAGCACAGAGAGAAGCCTTTCTTCAACCAACTGGTGGAATTCATGTGTCG GGGGCCATGTATGATGCTCGTCCTGACCAAGGAAAATGCAGTGGAGGAGTGGAGGGCCACTATGGGCCCCGCAGACCCTGACCAAGCTAAGGTGACCTCCCCAAACTCTCTGAGGGCCCGCTTTGCCTCCGACATCCTCCACAACTCAGTCCACGGCTCCTCCAGTGAGCAGCATGCAGAGGAGAAGATCCGTTTTATCTTCGGTGACATCGGCTCAGAGGCAGAGCTCACCGATGATGGAGAGACTGACACAACCATTTCAG cACAAGCCCAAGACTATTCTGCTgatgaaaacacaggaatggCAAGATCTTCAACTGAAGAACTGTCCAATGACCATCATGAAG GTGACCCACATAATTTAAGTCCTTGCAGCCCACCGACAGAAGGAAGTGACGATCCAGACCACTCAAAGTGA